The following proteins are encoded in a genomic region of Terriglobales bacterium:
- a CDS encoding isocitrate lyase/phosphoenolpyruvate mutase family protein: MTQTEKGRAFRALHQRDEAFIIPNPWDVGSARLLQTLGFEALATTSGGFAFSIGKQDGAVDRDTMLAHAAALVSATDLPVSADLENGYADKPAQVAETVRLAAEAGLAGCSVEDVPQGRGRSPYEISLAAERVRAAAEAAHSLAFPFTLTARAENFIVGRPDLRDTVARLQAFQEAGADVLFAPGLKTREDIRTVVQSLDRPINVIMGLQGVQLSLADLSELGVRRVSVGSALARAAISAFLRAAREMQAHGTFTFAEDSVKYADLNAMFG; the protein is encoded by the coding sequence ATGACTCAAACAGAAAAGGGAAGAGCCTTCCGTGCGCTGCATCAGAGAGATGAAGCGTTCATCATTCCCAATCCATGGGACGTCGGCAGTGCACGGTTATTGCAAACACTGGGATTTGAGGCCCTCGCTACGACGAGTGGCGGATTTGCATTTTCGATCGGCAAGCAGGACGGCGCCGTGGATCGTGACACGATGCTTGCTCATGCTGCTGCTCTGGTTAGTGCCACCGACCTTCCGGTGAGTGCTGATCTGGAAAATGGTTACGCAGATAAACCAGCGCAAGTCGCGGAGACAGTTCGCCTCGCTGCCGAAGCCGGACTCGCGGGCTGCTCGGTCGAGGATGTCCCCCAAGGTCGCGGACGGTCGCCGTACGAAATCTCTCTGGCGGCCGAGCGAGTTCGTGCGGCGGCGGAGGCGGCACATTCTTTGGCGTTTCCGTTTACTTTAACCGCACGCGCGGAGAACTTTATCGTTGGACGTCCTGATCTGCGCGACACGGTTGCGCGGCTTCAGGCCTTCCAGGAGGCAGGAGCCGATGTGCTATTCGCACCTGGATTGAAGACCAGGGAGGACATCCGAACCGTGGTCCAATCGTTGGATCGGCCGATAAATGTCATTATGGGACTGCAGGGTGTGCAACTGAGTCTCGCGGACTTGTCGGAGCTCGGAGTAAGACGCGTCAGCGTCGGCAGCGCGCTAGCGCGGGCGGCGATCAGTGCTTTCCTTCGCGCAGCCCGGGAGATGCAGGCGCACGGAACATTCACCTTCGCGGAAGATTCAGTGAAGTACGCAGATTTGAACGCGATGTTCGGGTGA
- a CDS encoding methyltransferase domain-containing protein — translation MQSQQNFEIRKLLAKVAFRTLQATLVFVLAVLFQEQFVLWPSPVAAQTVAPQETEHRKTSTPYTGDLSIFENPDRDKKLQVQRVMDILGIHSGSNVADIGAGSGWFTVRAAKRAGADGTVYAVDISPESIQYIDKRIRKENIRNVRTILSAADDPKLPENSVDSVLILKTYHEIAAPVRLLQNLRKSLRSGARIGIIDRNGNGEDHGIQKDVVVKEAAQAGYRLTDQYDFVKDDREDYFLVFQVNSDHP, via the coding sequence ATGCAGTCTCAACAGAATTTTGAAATACGCAAGTTGCTCGCTAAGGTCGCCTTCCGGACGCTTCAGGCGACGCTTGTTTTCGTCTTAGCGGTTCTGTTTCAGGAACAGTTTGTGCTCTGGCCTTCGCCTGTGGCTGCACAGACGGTCGCACCTCAAGAAACCGAGCATCGAAAGACAAGCACGCCCTACACAGGGGATTTATCGATCTTTGAGAATCCGGATCGTGACAAGAAGTTACAAGTTCAGCGCGTCATGGATATTCTCGGTATCCATTCGGGAAGCAATGTTGCGGACATCGGCGCAGGCTCCGGTTGGTTTACGGTACGAGCAGCAAAGCGAGCTGGAGCAGATGGCACTGTCTATGCAGTGGACATCAGTCCGGAATCGATTCAATACATAGATAAGCGCATTCGCAAAGAGAACATCCGCAATGTCCGTACCATATTGAGCGCTGCGGACGATCCGAAGCTCCCTGAGAACAGTGTCGATTCCGTCTTGATACTCAAGACCTACCATGAAATCGCCGCCCCAGTGCGCTTGTTACAGAATCTGCGGAAGTCCCTGCGAAGCGGAGCGCGCATCGGCATCATTGATCGCAACGGGAATGGCGAGGATCACGGAATCCAGAAGGACGTTGTTGTGAAAGAAGCTGCGCAAGCAGGCTATCGACTGACGGACCAGTACGACTTCGTGAAAGATGACCGGGAAGACTACTTCCTCGTCTTCCAGGTGAATTCAGATCATCCTTGA